In Trifolium pratense cultivar HEN17-A07 linkage group LG7, ARS_RC_1.1, whole genome shotgun sequence, a genomic segment contains:
- the LOC123897030 gene encoding uncharacterized protein LOC123897030 has product MYCIVLIVNSVVVSAGLLRIFGCNIVELLLVATSREHQGKGYFQVLFSCIERLLSSLNVEKLVLPAVGDAESIWTKKLGFHKMSEDQKVFGVHPISDSNDQLNSALYLQVFARINGIGWRWAGVIWIFTIVTYIPLDVLMRSGTT; this is encoded by the exons ATGTATTGCATTGTTTTAATTGTGAA TTCTGTCGTAGTATCTGCCGGGCTTCTTAGGATTTTTGGCTGCAACATTGTTGAGCTTCTCCTGGTTGCTACAAGTAGAGAGCATCAAGGAAAA GGTTATTTTCAAGTGTTGTTCTCTTGCATAGAGAGGTTGTTGTCTTCTCTAAATGTAGAAAAGCTGGTGCTCCCTGCTGTAGGGGATGCAGAGTCAATTTGGACTAAGAAATTAGGCTTTCACAAGATGAGTGAAGATCAG AAAGTTTTTGGTGTTCATCCAATTTCAGACAGTAATGATCAACTTAACTCAGCTTTGTACCTTCAG GTATTTGCTAGAATCAATGGAATTGGTTGGAGATGGGCTGGAGTAATCTGGATCTTCACCATTGTTACTTACATTCCTCTTGACGTCCTCATGAGGTCTGGGACAACATGA